TGAGAACTTCATCGACGCCGCGCTCGGCCCCAATGAAGGCTCGCAAGCGCCGGACTTCGGCGCCGGTCCCACCTGGGCCATCTTCGACGCCGACGCCGTGAAGCGCGAAAAGTGGGACTTGAACCCGCCCAACACCGACCCGAAGTACTTCTTCACCGCCAACTCGCTGGCCGAGCTGGCCGGTATGATCAAGAAAAATCCATTCACCAAGGTGGACATGCCCGCCAGAAATCTGGAAGCAACCGTGGCGCGCTGGAACTCGATGGTGGATTCCGGCAAAGACACGGACTTCGACAATCCCAGCCCGAAGAACAAAATTCAGACCGCGCCGTTCTACGCCGCATGGGCCACGGTGGAGGTGCATGACAGCTACGCCGGCCTGCGCATCAACATGAAGTGCCAGGTGATGGACATGCACGGCAAGGTCATCCCCGGCCTCTACTGCGGAGGCGAATCCGCCGGCGGCTGCAGCCAGCACGGCCAGGGCCGCTGCCTCACCCAAGGCTACATCTCCGGCAAAGAAGCCGCCAGCGAACCCAGCAAAACTTAGCGCATGAAGACATCTGTGACCATCCCTGATGACATTCTTGAGAGCGTGCAGCGGCTGGCACGGAGGACCAGAAAATCGCTCAGTCGGCTGATAAGTGATGCGCTGAAGGAATATCTGGCGCGACATGCTCCGGATGAGGTGACCGAGGCCATGAATAGGGCCTGCATGGAGGCAGGCGATGTTCGCGATCCATTCGTCGCTGACTCCGCGCGGCGCATTCTATGGCGAAGCGAGTGGTAATTTCAAAGGGCGAGATCTGTCGAATTGAGGAACTACTCCACGGACACAGTCGGCAAGCCGAAAGTCAGCTTCTGGATGTATTGGCCGGAATGGGTGCTACTCCTGTTTTCCTTCGCGACACCATTCATCACCTGTGTCATCTGGCACAGCGGTTGTCGAATTCAGAATGGTCCCACATCTTTTCATTAAGAATACTAGGAACATAGATCGTGCTACTCAACAAGAGGAACAGCAGGGCTTATCTTGCGCGGCAGCAATCATTGAATGGGTCTGTTTGATTCTGGCCCTCATGGGAACGATTATTGGGGGCTACGGTGATTTGCTTGTCGGGAAATAACTCTGCATTCGAGCACGTAGCCACGGCACAAAAATCGTGCCGTGGCTTTTGGGAGTTTATGTCGCTCCAATTACTGCCCCGGCGGGGCCGGGGCGTGTTCGTCCATTCCCTGGCGGGTGATGGGGACTGCGCCGAGCTTTTCGAGTAGCGTCGCGGTGCTTTCGTGTTTGCCGTAGAGGCCGCGGTAGCGCAGCACGGGGCTGATGCCGGCGGCCATGCTCCAAGGCGTTTCGCCGTGCTTGTCGGTAACGTCCACCTTGGCGCCCTTGCTTGCGAGGTATTCAACCACGCCATCGGCTCCTGTGAAAGCGGCCATGTGCAATGCCGTTTGGCCGTCTTCGTTCAATGTGTTCACGTCCGCGCCAGACTCCACCGCGGCCATCACCGCCTCGAGCGCGGCCTTGGCTTCCGCTTCGTCAATTTCATTTGCTCCCTGGAAAGCACAGGAGCCGGTGCAGGCCGAGCGCGCCGCCGCCATCAGTGGCGTGATACCAGCTTCGGCGGTCAGAGTCGCGCTGGCGCCACCCTCGCGCAGGATGCGCATCAGCATAGCGTCGCCCGAGGCCGCCGCCAGAAAATATGCCGTGGCTCCGCGCATCAGAAATGGACTGCCGTCTGGCCCACGTGAAACATTCTTGGCGATCTGCAAATTGGGATTCGCGCCGCGCGACAGCAGCGCTTTCGCCAGTAGCGGCATATTCGGCGGACGGATGCGATAGGATGGATCATAACGCACGCCGGTGAAAGCCTCCAGCCCGTTGCGCGCCGCCTGATGCAGCGCCGTAATGCCGTTGCGGTCCGCGGCGTTGGGGTTGGCTCCCTTTTCCAGCAGGAATATGCCCAAGTCTTCATGGCCGCCGGCAGCGGCCACCACCAGCGCGGAGCCATATTCTTCCGTGCTGTCGTTGGCATCCGCTCCGGCTTCAAACAACAGCCGCGCGCTGGCCACATTTCCCGAGCGCGCCGCAAACAGCAGCGGAGTGAACCCGCCTTTTGAGCGCAGGCGAACATCCGCCTTGTGGTCAATCAGGTGCTTCACCGCCGTGGAGTGCCCTCCAGAGGCAGCCCACATCAACGCAGTCTGGCCGCTCTTGGACTCCCGCGCGTCAACCGAGGCACCTCGATCGAGCAGCAGCTTCACCGCCGCGCCGCTGCCCGTGCGCGAGCATTCCATCAACGGAGTAACGCCGCTCAACTGAGCAAGATTAGCATCGGCCCCGGCCAGCAGCAATTTTTCCACCAGCGCTTCGTTCTGATTCGTGCAGGCTAGTGCGAGGGCTGTAACACCGTACTCATTCGCGGCATTCACGTCGGCTCCCGCGCCGATCAGCAGCTCTGCCACTTCCAGGTCATCGCGATGCGCGGCCCAGTGAAGCGCGGTTGCTCCATCGCCCTGCCTGGCATTCACGTCCGGCTTCTGATCGAGCAGGACGCGCACCGCGTCCATGTCTTGACGGCGTACCGCGTCGAATAGTTGCAGGTCGCTGGCGGCGTACAGCGAGGACGCGGCGAGGAGCAGCAGGCCGCCGACCGACAAGAGGATTCCGCTAATCCTGGAAGAAGATTTCATAAATATTCTTTCCTGTTGCTGTCATCCTGAGCGCAGCGAAGGATCTGCTTTACCTTACGGAATAGCGAAAAGCAGGTCCTTCGCTGCGCTCAGGATGACAACCAAAAATAAATTCCTATCACTCTTCGACACCATGCTAACTAAGCGACAGCAGGCCAAACTTTCCGTCGCTATTGCCGAAGGCTTCCAGCGGGATGCCCAGCTTGTCGAGCAGCGTCCAATAGAGATTAGAGATCGGCGTTGCGTCGGGAACTCGCAGATGCCGCCCTGACTTGATCTGGTCCGCGCGGCCACCGGCCAGGATGAGGGGCAAATTCTGGAGCAGGTGATCGTTGCCGTCAGACATCGAGCAGCCAAACATCACCAGCGTTTGATCCAGCAGCGAGCCATCGCCATCCGGCGTGCTGCGCAACTTATCCAGATAATACGCGAGCACCTTCATGTGATGGAGGTTGATGGCATAGAGCTTGTCTAGCTTGGCCGGGTCCGACTGATGATGCGACAAGCCGTGATGAACCTCCGGCACGCCGATCTCGGGATACGCGCGGTTGCTCTGCTCGGGGCCCATCATGAAGGTGATGACCCGCGTCAGGTCTGTCTGGAACGCCAGGATTTGCAGGTCGAACATCAGCTTGGCATGTTCCTCGAAAGTGGCCGGGACGCCCGCAGGGCGCTCCACCGTGGGCAGCTCGCGCCCGGATTGCTCTTCGGCAAGTTGTATGCGCCGCTCGACGTCGCGCATGCCATCCATGTATTCCGTCAGCCGCGCACGGTCGCTGGGCCCGACTTGGTTCATGAGCTTCGCGGCGGCCTCCGTCACTGAATCAAGCAGACTGCGGTCGCTCGACATCCTCGCGCGGCGCACCGCGGCGTCGGTGCTGTCGCTGTCGCCAAACATGCGCTCGAAGACCGCGCGCGGGCGGTACTCGATGGGCAGCGGCGTGGTGGGCGTGCGCCATGAGATGGTGTTCAGATAAGCGCAGCTCCAGCCCTTCTCGCACTGGCCGAGCACGTCATTGCTGTGCATTCCAAGCTCCAGCGAGGCCAATTGAGTTTTCTTGCCCAGTTCGCGCGCCGCGATCTGATCAACGGAAATACTCACGCGGCCCTCGCGTTGCGGATGCACGGCCGTCAGGTAGACTGCGCCGGCGCGCTCATGCGGCGCCGACTCGCCCTCGCCGGGCATGGGATCGCCGATGCTGTTGTTTAATCCACTGACCACCAGCAAGCGATCGCGCATCGGCTTCAGCGGCTCCAGCGTGGGACTCATCGTATAAGCCGCGCCATCATTCGCGGGCGTCCACTTGTCCATGTTCATGCCGTTCGGCGAGAACAACACGGAAAAGCGCTTCAGCGGAGCCGATGCGGAGGCGAACGCCGGGACCATGCTATCCAGCAACGGCAGTGCCATGGCGACACCCAGGCCACGCAATACGGTCCGGCGCGGAATTGATTTACGTGTGATGATCATGGCGATTCAGCCCTCGTCATTTCATGCGTTGTTGAAACGGCATACTGTTCACGATGGAAACAATCAGTGATGAGATTCGATGGTCCTGTGCGGCGGCCTCGCGCATAATGGCGCGAATGGCCGGCGCGTCATAATATTCCACACCACGGCCCAGCGCATAGGTCAGCAGGCGCTCGGTAACGGTGGCGACGAACTGATCGCGGCGCTTCTCCAGCAACACTTTCTTCAATCCTGGCAAGCCGTCGAACGGCGTGCCATCGGGCAGCGCGCCGGAGGAATCAATCGGCGTGTTGGAATCAACGGTGCGCCAATGACCGATGCCGTCAAACTTTTCTAGCGCGAACCCCAGCGGGTCCATCACCTTGTGGCATCCGGCGCAGGCGGGGTTGGCGCGATGCTGCTCCATGCGCTGGCGCATGGAAAGAACCTTGCCCGCGGCATTGCGGTCGCGCAGCTCAGGAACATTCGGCGGAGGGGGAGGCGGCGGCGTGCCCAATAAATTATTGAGAATCCATTTCCCGCGCACGACCGGGGAGGTCCGCGTGGTGTAGGACGTTACAGTCAGGATGCTTCCCTGCCCCAGCAGTCCGCCGCGTGGTGAATCTTTTAACTCGACCCTGCGAAAGTGGCTGCCGTAGATGCCGGGAATTCCGTAGTGTTGCGCCAGACGCTCATTCACGAAGGTGTAATCGGCGCTCAGCAGGTCCATCACGCTGTGGTCTTCGCGCAGGATGCTCTCCAGGAACAGTTCGGTCTCCTGGCGAAACGCCTGCCGCAGATTCTCATCGAAATAAGGAAACTGTTCCAGGTCTGGCGACACCCCGCGCAGAGTGCGCAGAGACAGCCACTGCGCGGCAAAGTTGCTGACCAGCGAACTGGCTCTGGCATCGGCCAGCATACGCGTTACCTGCGCCTGCAGGACTGCTGGTTCATGCAGCTTCCCACCTTCGGCCAGGCCCAGCAACTCTTCGTCGGGAATGCTGCTCCATAGGAAAAATGACAAGCGCGAAGCCAGCTCCCAGTCATTGACGCGGTAGGACGAACCCGCTTTCACGCTCGGAGGATCGGCCTCGATCCGGAAGAGGAACTCCGGGCCAGCCAGCATTCGTTCGAGAGCGTTGCCGATTCCCGCTTCAAATCCGGCGCGCTGCTTCCCCTCCCGATAAAAGGTCATCAGTGTCTCGATTTCGTCGGCCTGCACCGGACGGCGGTAGGAGCGGCGGGCCAGCGATTGCAGAATCGAGCGCGCACAAACGTCCTCTTGTTGACGCGCATCGGGCTGCTGGCGACCCTCTTGCCGGCAGTTCAGCAGCGCGCGGCGGCTGGCCGTTTCGCTCAATCCGTTCACTTTGTAAGGTCCACCAACGGAGACGGTCCACACGGCGGGCAGGCCGCCCTTGTACTGCGCGTAGTCGTAGAGAGTCATCGCGGGATAGTCCGGCTCTTCCGCGATGGAGGCTTCCTTTACAAACGCGGCGGCCACTTCATGCGCGCCCACCTTGGCCGGGAAGCGCAGGTTGAGAACCTCGTCAGCGGTTCGCTCGTAAACTTCCTGCGCGAGCTCGCCCATCGAGGCTGACGAAAAAATCCCGGAGGACTTGCCGTGCCGCTCGCCGCCGACCTCAAAGCGTCCGATGCGCACGCCGTCCAGCCGCAGATCCAGCGTGTGCGGCGCGGCAAGCCCGCGAATGTAGTCGCGCGAGTTGCGTTGCAGGCGAACATTGACTTCATACTCGCCATCGGCGGGAAAATTATGGCGAACCACTGCGCCGCCGCGCGAGCCAAACGGCAACGACTCATCCACGCGATCATCCTGCATCAGGTATTTCGACACATCGTATATCTCGACCGCTGGCTTCGCCTCCGACGTGCCCAGCGCCAGGCGCCGCACCTGTCGCGCCACGGCAAGATAACGCTCGGCCAGCAGTGGAGACAAAGTGAGCACATCGCCGTTATTGTCAAACCCGTAACGCGAGTCATCGGAGGGCAGCAGGGCTGCGGCGTCGATCTCCACACCCAGCAGATCGCGCACGGCGTTCGAGTATTCGGTGCGGTTCAGACGACGCAGGGAGGTCCGCCCAGGGTTGGGACTCGCGGCGGCGGCGCGATCCAGCTCACTCTCCAGATGGTGCAGCAACGCGTCGGTGGTAGCCGGATCCGGACGCGGCGCGCCCGACGGCGGCATGTCGCCCGCGCGCAGTTTCCGCAGTACTTTCTCGTACAGTTCCGTGTCGGCGGATGCGGAGCCGTTGGCGGGATGGTAGCCGGACTGCGCGATAGCCGCGACATTATCAATGTTTACTTTTTCAAGCGTCAGCCCCGCCGTGCGCAGCTTGTCATTGTGGCAAGTAACGCAGTAGCGATTGAGCAGTGCGCGATGGGGGGAGACATTCGTAGTTGCTGGCGCTGGGCTGCTGGCCTGCTGCGCGGCTACGCGAACAGCGGGCATCAATAGCGCGCAGTATACCATTCCGAAAAATACAATTCTGGTCATCGAGAAACCGCTCCCGGGCCTTGCAAATCGGGATGAAAGGCCCGCCTGAAATAGCACTCTTGAGGGCCACTATAGCAGCCACCCGTAAGAGGCACAAGGCCCCATTAATATCCGGTGGTGTCCTCTGTGTACCTCTGTGCCCTCTGTGGTTAAATCTTCTGAACCACAGAGGGCACAGAGGTACACAGAGGACACCCCTAGGACACTACCCAATATCCGTGGAAGGCTCGACGTAGCACGGGCCAACTGGACTATCAAAGGCGGGCAGTCAGGAGATTTTTCTGCACTTTACCCATCGCGTTGCGCGGTAGCTCGTCAATCAACAGGAACCGTTTGGGAACCTTGAAGGAGGCCAACCCCTTGCGACAGGCGGCCTCGATGGCCGCCATATCCGGCAGCGACCGCGGGTCAGCAACAATGAAGATCACCGGCACTTCGCCCTTCACTGGATCGGCGGCGCCCACCATCGCGGCGGCGGCAACGCCCGGCAGCTTCATGACGAACTCCTCCACCTCGCGTGGATAGATATTGAATCCGCCGGAGATGATTAGTTCGCGGAGACGCCCCTGCAAGGTGTAATAGCCGTCCGATGAGCGAACGCCCACGTCGCCGGTGCGAAAGTAGCCGTCCTTGGCGCCCTCCCTGGTGAATGACTCGCGCGTCGCATCGGGATTGCGCCAATAGCCGGAGAAAACATTCGCTCCCTTCACCAGCACCTCGCCCACTTCATTGTCGCCCATCAGACGCTCGCTCGCCGGATCGCAGATGCGCGCCGACACGCCGGGCAAAGGGTGCCCGACCGAGCCGGGACGTCGCTCGCCATCATACGGATTGGAGATATTCATGAGCGTCTCGGACATGCCGTATCGTTCCAGAATTACATGGCCGAACAAGCCGCGAAACTGCTCCAGAATCGCCGCCGGCAGCGGGGCTGACCCGGAGACGAACAAGCGCAGGGACTGGCCAATCTGACGCGCGATCTCCGGGGGCGTTTCCAGCAGACGGACGTACATGGTGGGAACGCCGAAGAAAACTGTCGGCTTAAAATCGAGGAGTTGCTCAATGAAAGTTTCTTTATCGAAGCGTTCCAACAATCGCGTGTGGAATCCCAATGCCAGCCAGGTATGCAGACCGTTGCCCAGTCCATGGACATGAAAGAGGGGCAGCGGCAGCAGAAGCCTGTCTTCGGTGGTCATGCGCCATGCTGCGATCAGACTCTTTGCGTTGGCGACGAAGTTGCCGTGCGTCAGCATCGCGCCCTTGGGCCGGCCCGTGGTGCCAGACGTGTAGACGAGCGCGGCGACCGTGTCGCCGGTTATCTGCGAACTCGGTATTTCCTTTGTATCATTTCCCTCTTTTGCCTCACTCTCAAGCAACTCACTCAACTCTTCCACGCGCCAGTGGCGCAGTTGCGGGCGCCGCGCCACCACCGGCGCGAGAATCTCGTCGGACTCGCGATGCGCGAAAATCACGCGCGGGTCGGCGTCGGCGAGGATGTGCTCGATCTCCCCCTCGCGGTACAAGATATTGATCGGCGTGAAAATGAAGCCCGCCTTCACTGTGGCCAGAAAGATTTCGATCAGCTCGACGCAGTTTTTCAGATAGACCGCGACGCGGTCGCCGGGTACCAGTCCTTCGGCCAGCAAACGGCGGGCAATGCGGTTGCTGCGGCGGTTCAGCTCGTCGAAGCGGAACTCGCGCCCCTGAAACTCCAATCCAATTTCAGGTGCGCGGTGGCGCAGGGATGGCTCAAATAACTCCGGCAGATTCATGCAGGCTTACTTCTTTTCAAAAGATGACAACTCTTGATCTCAAGGCCGTGTGTCAGAGGAAACAATCTGCGGGTCAAAGCACCCCGAAGAAGAGCCAGCAGACCACTGCACCGACCACGCTCATTGATAGCCCCCACGCCAGCAGCTTGTTGAAGAGCGCTTTGCGGTCTTCCGAAGGGTCGGCGTTGGCGATGCACAGCGCGCCGAGAGTGGAGAGCGGCGACGCATCCACCAGGAAAGTTCCGACATTGATGGACGAGGCGATGGCCACCGGATCGCCGCCGCCGAGTTTCTCGATCAGGCTGGGGATGGTGGGCAGAAACGCCGGCATGACCACTCCGGATGAGCTGCTGTACACCGAGATCAGTCCGGTGACAAAGGCGATAACGCCGGTAACGGAGTCTTTCGTCGCAAACCGGGCCAGGAGGGAAGTAAACAAGTCCATGCCGCCCTTGCGCTCCAGGATGGAGATCAAAACGGTTACGCCGCAGACCATGATGATCACGTTCCACGGAATACCCTTGACCGCGGTTTCTTCGTTGGCGGCACGCGCCAGCGTCAGGATGGCGGCACCGAGAAACGCTCCCATGCCCGGGTCGATCTTGAAGTACGACACGCCGACAATCAGCGCGGCGATCACCGCCAGCGTCAGCCCTTGCTGCCAGCGCAGACCACTGCCCATGCCCGGTCCCTCGCCATCTTTGCCGGGATCACCCAGCGCGGACTCGAAGGCTTCGGGAGCGGCTTGACTCCGAAAAAGCTTGTAGCCGCCAAGCAGCAGATATCCGCCGAGGCCGATGAAGGATTGTGCGATGAGATTGTTCAAAAACATCGGCCATTCCTGGCCGGTGATGCCCACACGCTCCAAAATGCCGTCAGCGATCACGCCAGGTGGAGCGAAGGGGGAAAAGGTGCCGGCGTTGGCTCCGCAACAGACCACGATGGTCATCAGAAATGCGCTGATGCGCACGCGACCGGAGACGGTCATGGCAATGGGAGCGAGAATCGCCACGGTGGCGATATTGCCAGCTCCGATCGCCGAAAGCGCCGCCGCCAGCAGGAAGAAGATCACCGGGATCATGCCCAGATTCCCGCGCGCGAGCCTTACGCTGCGCCGCGTGATGCCATCCAGCGTGCCATTCACCCGGGCCTGGCTGAACAGCAAAGTGATGCCCACCAGCGTCAGCAGTAAACTGCTCGGGAATCCCGCCGCGATCTCACCCACC
The nucleotide sequence above comes from Acidobacteriota bacterium. Encoded proteins:
- a CDS encoding ankyrin repeat domain-containing protein, whose product is MKSSSRISGILLSVGGLLLLAASSLYAASDLQLFDAVRRQDMDAVRVLLDQKPDVNARQGDGATALHWAAHRDDLEVAELLIGAGADVNAANEYGVTALALACTNQNEALVEKLLLAGADANLAQLSGVTPLMECSRTGSGAAVKLLLDRGASVDARESKSGQTALMWAASGGHSTAVKHLIDHKADVRLRSKGGFTPLLFAARSGNVASARLLFEAGADANDSTEEYGSALVVAAAGGHEDLGIFLLEKGANPNAADRNGITALHQAARNGLEAFTGVRYDPSYRIRPPNMPLLAKALLSRGANPNLQIAKNVSRGPDGSPFLMRGATAYFLAAASGDAMLMRILREGGASATLTAEAGITPLMAAARSACTGSCAFQGANEIDEAEAKAALEAVMAAVESGADVNTLNEDGQTALHMAAFTGADGVVEYLASKGAKVDVTDKHGETPWSMAAGISPVLRYRGLYGKHESTATLLEKLGAVPITRQGMDEHAPAPPGQ
- a CDS encoding DUF1552 domain-containing protein, producing the protein MIITRKSIPRRTVLRGLGVAMALPLLDSMVPAFASASAPLKRFSVLFSPNGMNMDKWTPANDGAAYTMSPTLEPLKPMRDRLLVVSGLNNSIGDPMPGEGESAPHERAGAVYLTAVHPQREGRVSISVDQIAARELGKKTQLASLELGMHSNDVLGQCEKGWSCAYLNTISWRTPTTPLPIEYRPRAVFERMFGDSDSTDAAVRRARMSSDRSLLDSVTEAAAKLMNQVGPSDRARLTEYMDGMRDVERRIQLAEEQSGRELPTVERPAGVPATFEEHAKLMFDLQILAFQTDLTRVITFMMGPEQSNRAYPEIGVPEVHHGLSHHQSDPAKLDKLYAINLHHMKVLAYYLDKLRSTPDGDGSLLDQTLVMFGCSMSDGNDHLLQNLPLILAGGRADQIKSGRHLRVPDATPISNLYWTLLDKLGIPLEAFGNSDGKFGLLSLS
- a CDS encoding FAD-binding protein; translated protein: RFYNEDSDGWPYGTHYGDIKGYVQGDWRNGTRRPIVPENFIDAALGPNEGSQAPDFGAGPTWAIFDADAVKREKWDLNPPNTDPKYFFTANSLAELAGMIKKNPFTKVDMPARNLEATVARWNSMVDSGKDTDFDNPSPKNKIQTAPFYAAWATVEVHDSYAGLRINMKCQVMDMHGKVIPGLYCGGESAGGCSQHGQGRCLTQGYISGKEAASEPSKT
- a CDS encoding C4-dicarboxylate ABC transporter, which translates into the protein MNLPLASVLAFAAALLISVVSSVNVGLISIAFAFIVGVFLGGMKVGEIAAGFPSSLLLTLVGITLLFSQARVNGTLDGITRRSVRLARGNLGMIPVIFFLLAAALSAIGAGNIATVAILAPIAMTVSGRVRISAFLMTIVVCCGANAGTFSPFAPPGVIADGILERVGITGQEWPMFLNNLIAQSFIGLGGYLLLGGYKLFRSQAAPEAFESALGDPGKDGEGPGMGSGLRWQQGLTLAVIAALIVGVSYFKIDPGMGAFLGAAILTLARAANEETAVKGIPWNVIIMVCGVTVLISILERKGGMDLFTSLLARFATKDSVTGVIAFVTGLISVYSSSSGVVMPAFLPTIPSLIEKLGGGDPVAIASSINVGTFLVDASPLSTLGALCIANADPSEDRKALFNKLLAWGLSMSVVGAVVCWLFFGVL
- a CDS encoding DUF1592 domain-containing protein, which produces MTRIVFFGMVYCALLMPAVRVAAQQASSPAPATTNVSPHRALLNRYCVTCHNDKLRTAGLTLEKVNIDNVAAIAQSGYHPANGSASADTELYEKVLRKLRAGDMPPSGAPRPDPATTDALLHHLESELDRAAAASPNPGRTSLRRLNRTEYSNAVRDLLGVEIDAAALLPSDDSRYGFDNNGDVLTLSPLLAERYLAVARQVRRLALGTSEAKPAVEIYDVSKYLMQDDRVDESLPFGSRGGAVVRHNFPADGEYEVNVRLQRNSRDYIRGLAAPHTLDLRLDGVRIGRFEVGGERHGKSSGIFSSASMGELAQEVYERTADEVLNLRFPAKVGAHEVAAAFVKEASIAEEPDYPAMTLYDYAQYKGGLPAVWTVSVGGPYKVNGLSETASRRALLNCRQEGRQQPDARQQEDVCARSILQSLARRSYRRPVQADEIETLMTFYREGKQRAGFEAGIGNALERMLAGPEFLFRIEADPPSVKAGSSYRVNDWELASRLSFFLWSSIPDEELLGLAEGGKLHEPAVLQAQVTRMLADARASSLVSNFAAQWLSLRTLRGVSPDLEQFPYFDENLRQAFRQETELFLESILREDHSVMDLLSADYTFVNERLAQHYGIPGIYGSHFRRVELKDSPRGGLLGQGSILTVTSYTTRTSPVVRGKWILNNLLGTPPPPPPPNVPELRDRNAAGKVLSMRQRMEQHRANPACAGCHKVMDPLGFALEKFDGIGHWRTVDSNTPIDSSGALPDGTPFDGLPGLKKVLLEKRRDQFVATVTERLLTYALGRGVEYYDAPAIRAIMREAAAQDHRISSLIVSIVNSMPFQQRMK
- a CDS encoding ribbon-helix-helix protein, CopG family, producing MKTSVTIPDDILESVQRLARRTRKSLSRLISDALKEYLARHAPDEVTEAMNRACMEAGDVRDPFVADSARRILWRSEW